A single genomic interval of Trichosurus vulpecula isolate mTriVul1 chromosome 6, mTriVul1.pri, whole genome shotgun sequence harbors:
- the LOC118854174 gene encoding 60S ribosomal protein L37a-like, with the protein MAKRTKKVGIVGKYGTCYGASLRKMVKKIEISQHAKYTCSFCGKTKMKRRAVGIWHCGCRMKTVAGGAWTYNTTSAVTVKSAIRRLKELKDQ; encoded by the coding sequence ATGGCTAAACGCACCAAGAAGGTCGGAATTGTTGGTAAATATGGAACATGTTATGGTGCATCCCTcagaaaaatggtgaagaaaattgaaattagccAGCATGCCAAGTATACCTGCTCCTTCTGTGGCAAGACCAAAATGAAGAGACGGGCTGTGGGTATCTGGCATTGTGGATGCCGTATGAAAACTGTAGCTGGTGGTGCATGGACCTACAATACCACCTCTGCAGTCACAGTCAAATCTGCCATCAGAAGACTGAAGGAATTGAAAGACCAGTAA